A section of the Streptomyces sp. V3I8 genome encodes:
- a CDS encoding gamma-aminobutyraldehyde dehydrogenase, with protein sequence MSTELRRLRNYIAGEFRDAADGRTTEVVNPATGEAYATAPLSGRADVDAAMEAAAAAFPAWRDRTPAERQKALLRIADAFEERAEELIAAEVENTGKPIGLTRSEEIPPMVDQIRFFAGAARMLEGRSAGEYMEGLTSIVRREPVGVCAQVAPWNYPMMMAVWKFAPALAAGNTVVLKPSDTTPASTVLIAEIIGSIVPEGVFNVLCGDRDTGRLMVEHKIPAMASITGSVRAGISVAESAAKDVKRVHLELGGKAPVVVFEDTDIAKAVEDISVAGFFNAGQDCTAATRVLVQESIHDEFVTALAKAAADTKTGQPDDEDVLYGPLNNPNQLKQVSGFVERLPAHAKVEAGGHRVGEKGYFYAPTVVSGLKQDDEIIQNEVFGPVITVQSFTDEAQAVEWANGVEYALASSVWTKDHARAMRMSKVLDFGCVWINTHIPLVAEMPHGGFKRSGYGKDLSGYGFDDYTRIKHVMTSLG encoded by the coding sequence GTGAGCACCGAGCTGCGTCGTCTGCGCAATTACATCGCCGGAGAGTTCCGCGATGCCGCCGATGGACGGACCACGGAGGTGGTCAACCCCGCGACGGGCGAGGCGTACGCCACCGCGCCGCTGTCCGGCCGGGCCGACGTCGACGCCGCGATGGAAGCCGCCGCCGCGGCCTTCCCCGCCTGGCGCGACCGGACGCCCGCCGAGCGGCAGAAGGCCCTCCTCAGGATCGCGGACGCCTTCGAGGAGCGCGCCGAGGAACTCATCGCGGCCGAGGTCGAGAACACGGGCAAGCCGATCGGGCTGACGCGGTCCGAGGAGATCCCGCCGATGGTCGACCAGATCCGCTTCTTCGCGGGCGCGGCGCGCATGCTGGAGGGCCGGTCGGCCGGCGAGTACATGGAGGGCCTGACCTCGATCGTGCGGCGCGAGCCGGTCGGCGTCTGCGCACAGGTCGCGCCCTGGAACTACCCGATGATGATGGCCGTGTGGAAGTTCGCCCCGGCGCTCGCCGCGGGCAACACGGTCGTGCTCAAGCCGTCCGACACCACCCCCGCCTCCACGGTCCTGATCGCCGAGATCATCGGCTCGATCGTCCCCGAGGGCGTCTTCAACGTCCTCTGCGGCGACCGTGACACCGGCCGCCTGATGGTCGAGCACAAGATCCCGGCCATGGCGTCCATCACCGGTTCCGTACGGGCCGGCATCTCGGTGGCAGAGTCCGCCGCCAAGGACGTCAAGCGGGTCCACCTGGAACTGGGCGGCAAGGCGCCCGTCGTGGTCTTCGAGGACACCGACATCGCCAAGGCCGTCGAGGACATCTCGGTGGCCGGCTTCTTCAACGCCGGCCAGGACTGTACGGCCGCCACGCGCGTCCTCGTCCAGGAGTCGATCCACGACGAGTTCGTGACCGCGCTCGCCAAGGCCGCCGCCGACACGAAGACCGGGCAGCCGGACGACGAGGACGTCCTCTACGGCCCGCTCAACAACCCGAACCAGCTCAAGCAGGTCAGCGGCTTCGTCGAGCGCCTGCCCGCCCACGCGAAGGTCGAGGCGGGCGGCCACCGGGTCGGCGAGAAGGGCTACTTCTACGCCCCGACCGTCGTCTCCGGCCTGAAGCAGGACGACGAGATCATCCAGAACGAGGTCTTCGGCCCGGTCATCACCGTCCAGTCCTTCACGGACGAGGCGCAGGCCGTCGAGTGGGCCAACGGCGTCGAGTACGCCCTGGCCTCCTCCGTCTGGACGAAGGACCACGCGCGCGCGATGCGCATGTCCAAGGTCCTCGACTTCGGCTGCGTGTGGATCAACACGCACATCCCGCTGGTCGCGGAGATGCCGCACGGCGGCTTCAAGCGGTCCGGGTACGGCAAGGACCTGTCGGGCTACGGGTTCGACGACTACACGCGGATCAAGCACGTCATGACGTCGCTGGGCTGA
- a CDS encoding Lrp/AsnC family transcriptional regulator, with protein sequence MHSEPVASRSADPKDSRESRNGTPQLDAVSLGIIEQLQEDGRRPYAAIGKAVGLSEAAVRQRVQKLLDQGVMQIVAVTDPLTVGFRRQAMVGINVEGDLEPVADALTAMPDVEYVVMTAGSFDILAEIVCEDDDHLLDVINKRIRALPGVRSTESFVYLKLKKQTYMWGTR encoded by the coding sequence GTGCACAGTGAGCCCGTGGCCAGTCGAAGCGCAGACCCCAAGGACTCCCGCGAGTCCAGGAACGGCACCCCCCAGCTGGATGCCGTCTCCCTCGGCATCATCGAGCAGCTCCAGGAGGACGGCCGGCGCCCGTACGCCGCGATCGGCAAGGCCGTCGGCCTCTCCGAGGCGGCCGTGCGCCAGCGCGTCCAGAAGCTGCTCGACCAGGGCGTGATGCAGATCGTCGCCGTCACGGACCCGCTCACCGTGGGCTTCCGCAGGCAGGCGATGGTGGGCATCAACGTCGAGGGCGACCTCGAACCGGTGGCCGACGCGCTGACGGCCATGCCGGACGTCGAGTACGTGGTGATGACCGCGGGCTCCTTCGACATCCTCGCCGAGATCGTCTGCGAGGACGACGACCACCTGCTGGACGTCATCAACAAACGCATCCGTGCCCTGCCCGGCGTGCGCTCCACCGAGAGCTTCGTCTACCTGAAGCTCAAGAAGCAGACCTACATGTGGGGAACCCGATAG
- a CDS encoding aspartate aminotransferase family protein — translation MGNPIAVTAKDLSRTAYDHLWMHFTRMSSYQDAPVPTIVRGEGTYIYDDKGKRYLDGLAGLFVVQAGHGRAELAETAARQAKELAFFPIWSYAHPKAVELAERLAHHAPGDLNKVFFTTGGGEAVETAWKLAKQYFKLQGKPTKYKVISRAVAYHGTPQGALSITGLPALKAPFEPLVPGAHKVANTNIYRAPAFLDQGSGVSPEAFGRWAADQIEEQILMEGPETVAAVFLEPVQNAGGCFPPPPGYFQRVREICDQYDVLLVSDEVICAFGRLGTMFACDKFDYVPDMITCAKGMTSGYSPIGACIISDRLAEPFYQGDNTFLHGYTFGGHPVSAAVGLANLDIFERENLNQHVLDNEGAFLSTLQKLHDLPIVGDVRGNGFFYGIELVKDKATKETFTEEESERVLYGFVSKKLFEYGLYCRADDRGDPVIQLSPPLISDRSTFDEIEGIVRQVLTEAWAKL, via the coding sequence GTGGGGAACCCGATAGCCGTGACTGCCAAGGACCTCAGCCGTACCGCGTACGACCACCTGTGGATGCACTTCACCCGCATGTCCTCGTACCAGGACGCGCCCGTCCCCACGATCGTGCGGGGCGAGGGCACCTACATCTACGACGACAAGGGCAAGCGCTACCTCGACGGTCTGGCCGGCCTGTTCGTGGTCCAGGCCGGCCACGGCCGCGCCGAGCTGGCCGAGACCGCCGCCAGGCAGGCCAAGGAGCTGGCCTTCTTCCCGATCTGGTCGTACGCCCACCCCAAGGCCGTCGAGCTGGCCGAGCGCCTCGCGCACCATGCTCCGGGCGACCTGAACAAGGTCTTCTTCACCACCGGCGGCGGCGAGGCCGTCGAGACCGCCTGGAAGCTCGCCAAGCAGTACTTCAAGCTGCAGGGCAAGCCGACCAAGTACAAGGTCATCTCGCGCGCGGTCGCCTACCACGGCACCCCGCAGGGCGCCCTGTCCATCACCGGCCTGCCCGCGCTGAAGGCGCCGTTCGAGCCGCTGGTCCCCGGCGCCCACAAGGTCGCGAACACCAACATCTACCGCGCGCCCGCCTTCCTCGACCAGGGCTCCGGCGTCTCCCCCGAGGCCTTCGGCCGCTGGGCCGCCGACCAGATCGAGGAGCAGATCCTCATGGAGGGTCCGGAGACGGTCGCCGCCGTCTTCCTGGAGCCGGTGCAGAACGCGGGCGGCTGCTTCCCGCCCCCGCCCGGCTACTTCCAGCGGGTGCGCGAGATCTGCGACCAGTACGACGTGCTGCTCGTGTCGGACGAGGTCATCTGCGCCTTCGGCCGGCTCGGCACGATGTTCGCCTGCGACAAGTTCGACTACGTACCCGACATGATCACCTGCGCCAAGGGCATGACCTCGGGCTACTCCCCGATCGGCGCCTGCATCATCTCGGACCGGCTCGCCGAGCCGTTCTACCAGGGCGACAACACCTTCCTGCACGGCTACACCTTCGGCGGCCACCCGGTGTCGGCGGCCGTGGGCCTCGCCAACCTCGACATCTTCGAGCGCGAGAACCTCAACCAGCACGTGCTGGACAACGAGGGCGCGTTCCTGTCCACCCTCCAGAAGCTGCACGACCTGCCGATCGTCGGCGACGTCCGCGGCAACGGCTTCTTCTACGGCATCGAGCTGGTGAAGGACAAGGCCACCAAGGAGACCTTCACGGAGGAGGAGTCGGAGCGCGTGCTCTACGGCTTCGTCTCCAAGAAGCTCTTCGAGTACGGGCTCTACTGCCGCGCCGACGACCGCGGCGACCCGGTCATCCAGCTGTCGCCGCCGCTGATCTCGGACCGGTCGACGTTCGACGAGATCGAGGGGATCGTGCGCCAGGTGCTGACGGAGGCCTGGGCGAAGCTGTGA
- a CDS encoding ABC transporter ATP-binding protein: MVAPPDNEVLWARALHVRHHGSPALTGVSLGVREGEILAVGGPRGSGKTTLLRCLSGQLLAQEGEVGFDGTALHTLGPSARERLRRDRFGWIDPTPVLVPELNAWENTALLLMLRGVDRRRARTTALEWLDRLDIGDCARTRPYALTQAERQRVAIARALAPAPTVIFADEPTAPLHRADRAQVLRTLTTAARSHGITVVLATHDTDTAALADRTVSLLDGRRVDTVHLPPVAGPTGPTAPTGSTGSTGSTERGGRAACSLSA, from the coding sequence ATGGTGGCTCCGCCGGACAACGAGGTGCTCTGGGCGCGCGCCCTGCACGTCAGACACCACGGTTCACCCGCGCTCACCGGCGTCTCGCTCGGGGTGCGCGAGGGGGAGATCCTCGCCGTCGGCGGTCCGCGCGGCAGCGGCAAGACGACCCTGCTCCGGTGCCTGTCGGGACAGCTCCTGGCGCAGGAGGGCGAGGTCGGGTTCGACGGCACGGCCCTGCACACCCTGGGACCGTCCGCCCGCGAGCGGCTGCGCCGCGACCGCTTCGGCTGGATCGACCCCACGCCGGTCCTCGTCCCCGAGCTGAACGCCTGGGAGAACACGGCCCTGCTCCTGATGCTGCGCGGTGTCGACCGCCGGCGCGCCAGGACGACCGCCCTGGAGTGGCTGGACCGCCTCGACATCGGCGACTGCGCCCGCACACGCCCGTACGCCCTGACGCAGGCCGAGCGCCAGCGTGTGGCCATCGCCCGCGCCCTGGCGCCCGCGCCGACCGTGATCTTCGCCGACGAGCCCACCGCGCCGCTGCACCGCGCGGACCGCGCCCAGGTGCTGCGTACGCTCACCACGGCGGCGCGCTCGCACGGGATCACCGTCGTCCTCGCCACGCACGACACGGACACGGCGGCGCTCGCCGACCGTACGGTGTCGCTGCTCGACGGGCGGCGCGTGGACACCGTGCACCTGCCGCCGGTCGCCGGACCCACCGGGCCGACCGCGCCCACCGGGTCCACCGGGTCCACCGGGTCCACCGAGAGGGGAGGCCGGGCCGCGTGCTCGCTCTCCGCCTAG